In Capsicum annuum cultivar UCD-10X-F1 chromosome 11, UCD10Xv1.1, whole genome shotgun sequence, one genomic interval encodes:
- the LOC107856443 gene encoding auxin efflux carrier component 7 isoform X2: MITWHDLYVVLTAVVPLYVAMILAYGSVRWWKIFSPDQCSGINRFVAIFAVPLLSFHFISLNNPYEMNFRFIAADSLQKVIMLVVLALWANLTKNGSLEWSITIFSLSTLPNTLVMGIPLLIAMYGEYSGSLMVQVVVLQCIIWYTLLLFLFEYRGAKMLIMEQFPETAASIVSFKVESDVVSLDGHDFLETDAEIGQDGKLHVTVRKSNASRRSFAMDDRPSNLTGAEIYSLSSSRNPTPRGSNFNHNDFYSMMGFPGGRLSNFGPADMYSVQSSRGPTPRPSNFEENCAPGGLVQSSPRFGYFPAQQPAVPGSYPAPNPDIASTVPKSTKIQQPNVQPQKQEGQHHHQQQQQPNAKANNHDAKELHMFVWSSSNSPVSEAGGLHVFGGTDFSANEQSGRSDGAKEIRMLVSDHPQNGDTKGEFGGEDFTFGGANGGGKDGDEEKGDKEGPTGLTKLGSSSTSELHPKIGGGQDVGIGKQMPPASVMTRLILIMVWRKLIRNPNTYSSLIGLTWSLVSFRWDVHMPKIIEKSISILSDAGLGMAMFSLGLFMALQPKIIACGNTVATFAMAVRFLTGPAVMAAASIAVGLRGTLLHVAIVQAALPQGIVPFVFAKEYNVHPAILSTAVIFGMLIALPITLVYYIILGL; encoded by the exons ATGATCACTTGGCACGATCTATATGTTGTGTTAACAGCAGTTGTTCCACTATATGTTGCTATGATCTTAGCTTATGGTTCTGTACGTtggtggaaaatattttctcctGATCAATGCTCTGGGATTAACCGATTCGTTGCTATTTTTGCAGTTCCATTGTTGTCCTTTCACTTTATTTCTTTAAACAATCCATATGAAATGAACTTTCGTTTCATTGCTGCGGATTCGTTACAGAAAGTTATTATGCTTGTGGTTCTTGCTTTATGGGCTAATTTAACAAAAAATGGTAGTCTTGAATGGAGCATAacaatattttcactttctacACTGCCAAATACATTGGTTATGGGTATTCCTTTGTTAATTGCTATGTATGGTGAGTACTCTGGAAGTCTCATGGTACAAGTTGTTGTGTTACAGTGTATCATATGGTATACACTTTTGCTGTTTCTATTCGAGTATCGTGGAGCTAAAATGCTGATTATGGAACAATTCCCAGAAACTGCTGCATCAATTGTTTCGTTTAAAGTGGAATCTGATGTTGTATCTCTAGATGGTCATGATTTTCTTGAAACAGATGCTGAAATTGGACAAGATGGTAAACTTCATGTCACTGTTAGGAAATCAAATGCATCGCGAAGATCGTTCGCGATGGATGATCGACCTTCAAATCTTACTGGAGCTGAGATTTATAGTCTTAGTTCTTCTAGGAATCCAACTCCTAGAGGGTCTAATTTTAATCATAATGATTTTTACTCTATGATGGGTTTTCCTGGAGGAAGATTATCCAACTTCGGTCCTGCTGATATGTACTCTGTACAATCATCTCGGGGTCCGACTCCTAGACCttctaattttgaagaaaattgtGCTCCAGGAGGTCTAGTCCAGAGCTCCCCAAGGTTCGGATATTTCCCAGCACAGCAACCTGCTGTGCCGGGATCTTATCCTGCCCCGAACCCTGATATTGCTTCTACAGTGCCTAAAAGCACAAAAATTCAACAACCAAATGTACAACCACAGAAGCAGGAGGGACAACACCACCACCAGCAGCAGCAGCAACCAAATGCTAAGGCCAATAATCATGATGCTAAGGAACTTCATATGTTTGTATGGAGCTCGAGTAATTCTCCGGTGTCGGAAGCCGGTGGCCTCCACGTGTTCGGTGGCACTGATTTCAGTGCCAACGAACAATCGGGTCGATCCGATGGAGCCAAAGAAATTCGGATGTTGGTTTCAGATCATCCCCAAAATGGGGATACAAAAG GAGAATTTGGAGGGGAGGATTTCACCTTTGGAGGTGCGAATGGTGGTGGAAAAGATGGAGACGAAGAAAAAGGAGATAAAGAGGGACCCACTGGACTGACTAAACTGGGGTCCAGTTCCACTTCGGAACTGCATCCCAAaatcggtggaggacaagatgttggaaTTGGAAAACAGATGCCTCCGGCGAGTGTTATGACTCGTTTGATCTTAATCATGGTTTGGCGTAAGCTTATTCGTAACCCAAACACGTATTCGAGCCTCATTGGTCTGACTTGGTCCTTAGTCTCATTCAG GTGGGATGTGCACATGCCCAAAATCATAGAGAAATCAATCTCCATTCTCTCAGACGCTGGCCTTGGAATGGCTATGTTTAGCTTGG GTTTGTTTATGGCACTCCAACCAAAGATCATTGCATGTGGGAACACAGTGGCTACATTTGCAATGGCTGTGAGATTTCTGACTGGCCCAGCAGTTATGGCTGCTGCTTCAATTGCTGTTGGTCTTCGTGGTACTCTTCTTCATGTAGCCATTGTACAG gcTGCATTGCCACAAGGGATTGTCCCATTTGTGTTTGCTAAGGAGTACAACGTTCATCCAGCTATTCTTAGCACTGC GGTTATTTTCGGGATGTTGATAGCGTTACCAATTACATTAGTGTACTACATCATCCTTGGATTATAA
- the LOC107856443 gene encoding auxin efflux carrier component 7 isoform X1: MITWHDLYVVLTAVVPLYVAMILAYGSVRWWKIFSPDQCSGINRFVAIFAVPLLSFHFISLNNPYEMNFRFIAADSLQKVIMLVVLALWANLTKNGSLEWSITIFSLSTLPNTLVMGIPLLIAMYGEYSGSLMVQVVVLQCIIWYTLLLFLFEYRGAKMLIMEQFPETAASIVSFKVESDVVSLDGHDFLETDAEIGQDGKLHVTVRKSNASRRSFAMDDRPSNLTGAEIYSLSSSRNPTPRGSNFNHNDFYSMMGFPGGRLSNFGPADMYSVQSSRGPTPRPSNFEENCAPGGLVQSSPRFGYFPAQQPAVPGSYPAPNPDIASTVPKSTKIQQPNVQPQKQEGQHHHQQQQQPNAKANNHDAKELHMFVWSSSNSPVSEAGGLHVFGGTDFSANEQSGRSDGAKEIRMLVSDHPQNGDTKAIPQTGEFGGEDFTFGGANGGGKDGDEEKGDKEGPTGLTKLGSSSTSELHPKIGGGQDVGIGKQMPPASVMTRLILIMVWRKLIRNPNTYSSLIGLTWSLVSFRWDVHMPKIIEKSISILSDAGLGMAMFSLGLFMALQPKIIACGNTVATFAMAVRFLTGPAVMAAASIAVGLRGTLLHVAIVQAALPQGIVPFVFAKEYNVHPAILSTAVIFGMLIALPITLVYYIILGL, from the exons ATGATCACTTGGCACGATCTATATGTTGTGTTAACAGCAGTTGTTCCACTATATGTTGCTATGATCTTAGCTTATGGTTCTGTACGTtggtggaaaatattttctcctGATCAATGCTCTGGGATTAACCGATTCGTTGCTATTTTTGCAGTTCCATTGTTGTCCTTTCACTTTATTTCTTTAAACAATCCATATGAAATGAACTTTCGTTTCATTGCTGCGGATTCGTTACAGAAAGTTATTATGCTTGTGGTTCTTGCTTTATGGGCTAATTTAACAAAAAATGGTAGTCTTGAATGGAGCATAacaatattttcactttctacACTGCCAAATACATTGGTTATGGGTATTCCTTTGTTAATTGCTATGTATGGTGAGTACTCTGGAAGTCTCATGGTACAAGTTGTTGTGTTACAGTGTATCATATGGTATACACTTTTGCTGTTTCTATTCGAGTATCGTGGAGCTAAAATGCTGATTATGGAACAATTCCCAGAAACTGCTGCATCAATTGTTTCGTTTAAAGTGGAATCTGATGTTGTATCTCTAGATGGTCATGATTTTCTTGAAACAGATGCTGAAATTGGACAAGATGGTAAACTTCATGTCACTGTTAGGAAATCAAATGCATCGCGAAGATCGTTCGCGATGGATGATCGACCTTCAAATCTTACTGGAGCTGAGATTTATAGTCTTAGTTCTTCTAGGAATCCAACTCCTAGAGGGTCTAATTTTAATCATAATGATTTTTACTCTATGATGGGTTTTCCTGGAGGAAGATTATCCAACTTCGGTCCTGCTGATATGTACTCTGTACAATCATCTCGGGGTCCGACTCCTAGACCttctaattttgaagaaaattgtGCTCCAGGAGGTCTAGTCCAGAGCTCCCCAAGGTTCGGATATTTCCCAGCACAGCAACCTGCTGTGCCGGGATCTTATCCTGCCCCGAACCCTGATATTGCTTCTACAGTGCCTAAAAGCACAAAAATTCAACAACCAAATGTACAACCACAGAAGCAGGAGGGACAACACCACCACCAGCAGCAGCAGCAACCAAATGCTAAGGCCAATAATCATGATGCTAAGGAACTTCATATGTTTGTATGGAGCTCGAGTAATTCTCCGGTGTCGGAAGCCGGTGGCCTCCACGTGTTCGGTGGCACTGATTTCAGTGCCAACGAACAATCGGGTCGATCCGATGGAGCCAAAGAAATTCGGATGTTGGTTTCAGATCATCCCCAAAATGGGGATACAAAAG CCATTCCCCAAACAGGAGAATTTGGAGGGGAGGATTTCACCTTTGGAGGTGCGAATGGTGGTGGAAAAGATGGAGACGAAGAAAAAGGAGATAAAGAGGGACCCACTGGACTGACTAAACTGGGGTCCAGTTCCACTTCGGAACTGCATCCCAAaatcggtggaggacaagatgttggaaTTGGAAAACAGATGCCTCCGGCGAGTGTTATGACTCGTTTGATCTTAATCATGGTTTGGCGTAAGCTTATTCGTAACCCAAACACGTATTCGAGCCTCATTGGTCTGACTTGGTCCTTAGTCTCATTCAG GTGGGATGTGCACATGCCCAAAATCATAGAGAAATCAATCTCCATTCTCTCAGACGCTGGCCTTGGAATGGCTATGTTTAGCTTGG GTTTGTTTATGGCACTCCAACCAAAGATCATTGCATGTGGGAACACAGTGGCTACATTTGCAATGGCTGTGAGATTTCTGACTGGCCCAGCAGTTATGGCTGCTGCTTCAATTGCTGTTGGTCTTCGTGGTACTCTTCTTCATGTAGCCATTGTACAG gcTGCATTGCCACAAGGGATTGTCCCATTTGTGTTTGCTAAGGAGTACAACGTTCATCCAGCTATTCTTAGCACTGC GGTTATTTTCGGGATGTTGATAGCGTTACCAATTACATTAGTGTACTACATCATCCTTGGATTATAA